From one Pontibacillus sp. HMF3514 genomic stretch:
- a CDS encoding DUF5359 family protein: MKRIERWVLVLIFLHAVLLIIVQWMILNTDMALYINPVYEYFGVNKIQDGKVIQTIDQFFQNVLSF, encoded by the coding sequence ATGAAACGAATTGAACGCTGGGTTCTTGTTCTCATCTTTCTTCATGCAGTGCTACTAATTATTGTGCAATGGATGATCCTCAACACAGATATGGCACTATACATTAATCCTGTCTATGAATACTTTGGTGTAAATAAAATTCAAGATGGTAAAGTCATTCAAACAATAGACCAGTTCTTTCAAAATGTGTTATCATTTTGA
- a CDS encoding flagellar brake protein, with translation MLKIGMPITIELKHSDQEEAEVFRCKLVEYHDDVLYIDYPVNQTTGKTGFFFEGTQFKASFVGKDESVYVFETEVRGRKKLNIPVLALHFPGKEQILRIQRRQYVRVETAVDVSVHPPTGSGPTFTSTTVDISGGGAAVISSPNVELEQEDRIEVWFVIPLASGETQYIQTLSRVVRVWKGNAKEKDKISLEFEEIDENDRQLIIRFCFERQLANRRRGVL, from the coding sequence TTGTTAAAGATAGGTATGCCTATAACTATAGAACTAAAACATTCCGATCAGGAAGAGGCGGAAGTTTTCAGGTGTAAGTTAGTCGAATACCACGATGATGTCTTGTACATAGATTATCCTGTGAATCAGACTACAGGAAAAACAGGCTTTTTCTTTGAGGGAACTCAATTTAAAGCGTCATTTGTGGGTAAAGATGAATCGGTTTATGTATTTGAAACAGAGGTAAGAGGAAGAAAGAAACTAAATATTCCTGTTTTGGCATTACATTTTCCAGGAAAAGAACAAATTCTTCGTATCCAGCGTAGACAATATGTAAGGGTAGAAACAGCTGTAGATGTATCAGTTCATCCTCCTACAGGATCTGGACCAACATTCACAAGTACAACAGTAGATATAAGTGGAGGGGGAGCAGCTGTCATTTCATCCCCGAACGTTGAATTGGAACAAGAGGATAGAATAGAAGTATGGTTTGTGATTCCTTTGGCATCAGGTGAAACTCAGTATATTCAAACTTTATCACGTGTTGTTCGTGTCTGGAAAGGAAATGCTAAGGAAAAAGATAAGATATCACTTGAATTTGAGGAGATTGACGAAAATGATCGTCAACTTATTATCCGTTTTTGTTTTGAGCGTCAGCTTGCTAATCGTAGACGAGGCGTTTTGTAA
- the ypeB gene encoding germination protein YpeB: MIRWLLIAVLTVGITGTAVWGYQEHQEKNAILIQAENSYQRAFHDLTYQLNLLHDKIGTTLAMNSQKQLSPQLADIWRLTSEAHNDVGQLPLALMPFNKTEEFLANIGEFSYRTAIRDLNKNPLKDDEVKLLEKLYEQSGSIKKQLRKVQYMVLNDNLRWMDVQLALATNEKSDNKIIDGFKTVEKNVEGYSEGDLGPTFTGASKDNHKYRNISGENISEEKAREKATNIFEVPKDAKVNITKSGKGADIPTYSVSYRSKQKNGYMDLSVQGGHPINVLVERKLKEPSISLYQSLEKAKSFLKKNKFDSMDPYQSSQYENVGVFGFLYVQDQVRIYPDSLQVKVALDNGDILGLSARNFLKNHQKRDIPEPSLSEEEAQDKVNPSVKIQESHLAVIENDLNEEVLCYEFLGTLGGSTYRIFINAEDGMEEKVEKLKEAEMNFATS; this comes from the coding sequence ATGATTCGTTGGCTGTTAATTGCCGTGTTAACGGTTGGTATTACAGGGACAGCTGTATGGGGCTATCAAGAGCATCAGGAAAAGAATGCTATTTTAATTCAAGCAGAAAACTCCTATCAACGTGCCTTCCATGATTTAACTTATCAATTGAACTTATTGCACGATAAGATTGGAACAACTTTAGCTATGAATTCTCAAAAACAGCTTTCTCCTCAACTTGCTGATATATGGAGACTTACATCAGAAGCGCATAATGATGTTGGGCAATTACCATTAGCTTTAATGCCATTTAATAAAACGGAAGAGTTTTTGGCCAATATTGGAGAATTTAGCTATCGTACGGCGATTCGTGATTTGAATAAGAACCCTTTAAAAGACGATGAAGTTAAATTGTTAGAGAAATTATATGAGCAATCAGGAAGTATAAAAAAACAACTTCGAAAAGTTCAATATATGGTTTTGAATGATAACCTTCGTTGGATGGACGTCCAATTAGCATTAGCGACAAATGAAAAATCTGATAATAAAATTATTGATGGATTTAAAACGGTTGAAAAAAATGTAGAAGGCTACTCGGAAGGTGATTTAGGGCCTACATTTACAGGTGCATCTAAAGATAATCACAAATACAGAAATATATCAGGAGAAAACATTTCAGAAGAAAAGGCTCGAGAGAAAGCAACCAATATTTTTGAAGTACCAAAAGATGCTAAGGTTAATATTACGAAGAGTGGAAAAGGTGCAGATATTCCAACTTATTCTGTATCATATCGAAGCAAACAAAAAAATGGATATATGGATTTATCTGTTCAAGGTGGACACCCTATCAACGTTTTAGTAGAGAGAAAACTAAAAGAACCTTCGATTAGTTTGTATCAAAGTTTAGAGAAAGCTAAATCGTTCTTGAAAAAGAATAAATTTGATAGCATGGACCCTTATCAAAGCAGTCAGTACGAAAATGTTGGTGTGTTTGGCTTTTTATATGTACAAGATCAAGTTAGGATTTATCCTGATTCCTTACAAGTAAAAGTTGCTTTAGATAACGGAGATATATTAGGTCTCTCTGCACGTAACTTTTTAAAGAATCATCAAAAGCGAGACATTCCAGAGCCATCACTTAGTGAAGAAGAAGCTCAAGATAAAGTGAATCCAAGTGTGAAAATACAAGAGAGTCATTTAGCGGTTATTGAAAATGACTTAAATGAAGAAGTGCTTTGTTATGAGTTTCTTGGTACCTTAGGTGGAAGTACTTATCGTATTTTCATTAATGCTGAAGACGGCATGGAAGAAAAAGTAGAAAAACTAAAAGAAGCGGAAATGAATTTTGCTACATCCTAA
- the sleB gene encoding spore cortex-lytic enzyme, producing the protein MILIKRVSMIMIVALLAISITSSGDNESHAFSQRILQKGATGDDVIELQSRLQYIGFYEGNIDGVFGWGTYWALRNFQKDFGLTVDGLVGPTTKQKLISVTNYDKQYVKRKIAAGEDVNYYGGAPRDGQTNQGGNQGGGQGNEDAQPTSVNVPTGYSQNDIKLMANAVHGEARGEPYVGQVAVAAVIINRVESSTFPNSVSGVIFEPRAFTAVSDGQIWLTPDETAKQAVMDAMNGWDPSGNALYYFNPNTATSDWIWSRPQIKEIGKHIFCK; encoded by the coding sequence ATGATATTAATAAAACGTGTATCTATGATCATGATTGTGGCTTTGCTAGCGATCTCGATTACATCTAGCGGAGACAATGAATCTCATGCATTTAGTCAGCGTATTTTACAAAAAGGTGCGACAGGTGATGATGTTATTGAACTCCAATCTAGACTCCAATATATCGGCTTTTATGAAGGAAATATTGACGGTGTATTTGGATGGGGGACCTATTGGGCATTACGAAACTTCCAAAAGGATTTCGGTCTAACCGTAGACGGTTTAGTAGGACCTACAACTAAGCAAAAATTAATTAGTGTCACGAACTATGATAAGCAATATGTTAAGCGGAAAATTGCAGCTGGTGAAGATGTGAATTATTACGGTGGTGCCCCCAGGGACGGGCAAACCAATCAAGGTGGAAATCAAGGGGGAGGACAAGGTAATGAAGATGCTCAACCTACCTCAGTGAATGTTCCTACAGGTTATTCCCAAAATGATATTAAGCTAATGGCAAACGCTGTCCATGGAGAGGCCCGTGGCGAACCATATGTCGGTCAAGTTGCAGTTGCTGCGGTTATTATTAACCGTGTGGAGAGTTCAACATTCCCAAATAGCGTATCTGGCGTTATATTTGAACCCCGTGCATTTACTGCGGTAAGTGATGGTCAAATTTGGTTAACTCCAGATGAAACAGCTAAACAAGCGGTTATGGACGCAATGAATGGATGGGATCCATCTGGAAATGCACTTTATTACTTTAACCCGAACACTGCGACCTCTGATTGGATATGGAGTCGTCCTCAAATAAAAGAAATCGGAAAGCATATCTTCTGTAAATAA
- the prsW gene encoding glutamic-type intramembrane protease PrsW, which translates to MFTLLSAAIAPGLSLMSFFYLKDRFDHDPISMIIRTFIMGALLVFPIMFIQYAFETEGVAQAAWSQSFLLSGSLEEFFKWFIFLYVVYKHTSFNGHYDGILYGVSISLGFATIENILYLLANGIEVAVGRAFFPVSSHALFGVLMGYYMGKAKTSDLPSKKSKLLVVSLLLPIILHGFYDLILEMWSTYWIYILTPFMILLWLLALRKVKKANEYRNKVVPIEKKKWNA; encoded by the coding sequence GTCATTCTTCTATTTAAAAGACCGTTTCGACCATGACCCTATTTCAATGATCATACGTACATTTATAATGGGAGCCCTTCTAGTGTTTCCGATTATGTTCATTCAATATGCTTTTGAGACAGAAGGTGTTGCTCAAGCAGCATGGAGTCAATCCTTCCTCCTCTCAGGATCTTTGGAAGAATTCTTTAAATGGTTTATATTTTTATATGTAGTTTATAAACATACATCCTTTAATGGTCATTATGATGGTATATTATATGGTGTTTCGATTAGTTTAGGGTTTGCGACAATAGAAAATATTCTGTATTTGCTTGCAAATGGTATTGAAGTAGCTGTGGGTAGAGCATTCTTCCCCGTGTCTTCCCATGCTTTGTTTGGGGTTCTTATGGGATATTATATGGGAAAGGCAAAAACTTCAGATCTTCCCTCTAAAAAGTCTAAACTACTCGTAGTATCGTTGCTCCTTCCTATAATTTTACATGGCTTTTATGACTTGATTTTAGAAATGTGGAGTACTTATTGGATATATATTTTAACACCATTTATGATTTTATTATGGTTACTAGCCCTTCGTAAGGTGAAAAAAGCAAACGAGTATCGGAACAAAGTAGTTCCTATAGAAAAGAAAAAATGGAATGCGTAA